In the Cygnus atratus isolate AKBS03 ecotype Queensland, Australia chromosome 10, CAtr_DNAZoo_HiC_assembly, whole genome shotgun sequence genome, tttttccttttagttaaatatttaattaataataatttttccttaataattattttttcctttaattaagttatccttatctcaacccatgagttgtttctttccttttcttcttcccctcctcttctgaggaagtggagtgagagagtggttgtggtagagttcagctgcctagcaaggtagAACCACCCCAGCTGGGAAAGCAATTCAGTGTTAGGTAGCAGTGTAAAACGTCAGCGCTCTCTAAAATCTTACTAGCATCTGACATAAGACAAGTATTGGGTTGTAAAGCAAGCTTAAGCACAGGACTTCACCTTCTACAGCATATATTTTCAAGTTTAGAAACCAAACTTACCAGACACGATAAAGCAACTCCAGCCATAAATATGTAGACGGTCCATCCAAACTGTTCAGTGATGTAGCCATAGATGAAACcaattaccttaaaaaaaaaaatcaaacttcaaataaacaaaaacatcttggATGCCATGATTAAGGGGGGGTAAGGTAGGAAGGAGAGGTAAGTAGAGAGGATGGGTTTTTCAAAAGCACACTTCATATATCTTTCTAACCTTGGTTGCAAAATTGTAGGCCAacaatgaaagtaaaaaaagaagaaaagtcttAATCCAAACAATCAGTAAAAAATTGCTTCTaagatcagaaaacagaagttcttTGTTATCACCCACAGTTCTAGTATACTTACTGCAGAGACAAGAATGATTCCTTGAAAAATCTGTTCCGCTAATTTTTGGCCCATGTAGTCCTGTGAAAAGAGACGTTTTTTGGTCAGTTACCCTAAAAACAAGCCTGCCTGCAACTGCTAAGACTCCTTCAGTTTACATCCTGGACTTGGCCTGAGCACAGGTTCTTGGCTCTTTTGTTCAGCTTTCAAACCAGAGtggaattattttcttactctACCTCGATTTCAAGTGTAAAGGGATTAAGCTCTTTATTCGCAGCTTAGCATCTCCCCTGCAGCGTTGACCGCATCatctagaaataaaagcaagccCTACGCGTTCAGGGCAGGAAAGGCAAGTTCAAGACACATCTATGTATCGTAGTATCACTGTAAAACCCCCCAGGGAAGCTGCCTGGGCCCTGTTTCATCAGTTGGAGAGTTTCAGCACGCGGCGAACGCGCACAGCGCTGATTCCCTCCCCGCTctccccacctccagcccctcgCAGCACAGCCGCTCCCGCACTAGCCATCCTGCCCTCTGCAGCACCCGAGCGCTCGCTCAGCGCTTCGGGAACCCGCCGCGCCCGGCCCTACCATCTCCGTGGGGATGGCCCGGCAGAAGCCCAGCATGGTGGCGGGGGGCGGCTGCGGCTCGCCCTCGCCGCGCTCCTCGGCCCGCTGCCGCTCCTCCTGCGGGTCCTCGCTGCGGCGCGGGGCCCGGCTGCCGGCGGAAGGCGGCTGCTGAGCTGGCCGGAAACCGgcgcctcccgccccgccccgccggccgccaGCCCGGGGGGGAGCCCGCACGGCTcggccgggggggccgcggcgtCACTGCCGCTgccctggggccggggccgcgtCAGcgcgggcggggaggggaaaATGTCGCTGAGGAAAGgtaggagggcaggagggggggtTCGGCGCTGCTCGCCGCGTGTCCGAgccccccgctgctccccgtggtgaacttctttctttttaaacttccagCGAACGTCGCCATCCTCGTGGCGGCCGCCGTGGTGTTCCTGCTCGTCCTGCACCGCAACTTCCTGGGCCTCAGCGACTTCCTCAGGCGGGAGCTGACGGGTCTGTCGGGTTTCGTTGTGCTTCGTTATTTAGGCGGTAACGGCGTGCTCTGCCTCACAGACCGCGGCCGGGCTGAAGTAGCGCCCGCGATGGCTGCCAGTCGCTCACCTCAGAAGGTGTCGCTGGGACAGTGGTGCTCAGTCGCTGGGAAATGGTGCTCGTCTTCATTTATGCTGCTTAGGTTTACTTAGCAAAGCCTTTCGGTTTTCAGGAGTCCACGTTTAAGAACCGGACGTGGTCCCACAGAGCTTCTCCATGTCCCCATTAACTGCCAAGTCCCTGTTTGCCACCCATTTGTCACGTTCCCcaaattatctgaaaatatcTAATATGTAATAATCTAATCATTTGAAAGGTACCAGTGTTGTTAGATGAGTGCAGTAACCGGGAATTAGCTACCTTTTAAATGGGATATGTATGTTGTATGGTCATACATTCAGCTGCTGATCTCCCATTCTCGTGTCTGCACAGTATGGATATAAATTCTTGCTCTTTCAGCTTAAATAACACAGTGATCTTTGATGCCTGGAATATGTGGGCTGTGTGTAATGCCTTGATAATCCcccggggaaaaaaaaaaactcgcAACAGTGTTGttaatgaagaaacaaattctAAATTGGTTTCtaccaaagaggaaaataaagtagAGGGAAAACAGGGAAGGGAGATCTGACTGGAAGGTGGTTAGGGTAACGGGAGGAAGAAATTAGTGTGATTATAGATGTGGCAAACAGGACCAAAGGTAAGCACGGGCTACTGTAGCTTAAGGCCTGCTCTAGTACCTTGTTGTGCAGCGCGTGAGTATTTAGAGCAGTTCATATGCATGTAGTTTATCTGCAAGTGTgatgttttcaaatacattaaCAACGTCTTGAATTCTCCTGAGCGGGGGCTGTCATTTAAGCATTTAATACTGGGGTGTTGTAGTCCACGTTCCTCGACCCAGACATCCAAGCGCTTGTataacagaaataattgcaGGCATTGGGAATTTTAGCATGGTaataatttctgtgtttgttttatataaaacatgtaGGTGATGCCATTTTTATTCCACAGATTCAAATCCATTAGGACTTCAGCCTATAGACTTCATACCTGCAGTCCCCCAGAGACTAACAGATGAAAGGAACGATAAGGAGATTTCTGTGGTCATTGCAGCATCAGATGAGAGGCTTGGGGGTGCGATTGCAGCCATGAACAGTATTTACCATAACACCAAATCCAATGTGGTTTTCTATATTGTTACATTGAACGATACTGTGGACCACTTGAGGTAATGATTTTTTGGTTAGCTTCCCATGACACTGTAAAAGTTAAGTATTTTTGAGAATAGGAAGAGCTGAATTTGCTTGATGCTGCACTCCTCTAAATTGTTTTCAGTCTtatctgctgctgcttattGCATCCTTTTGACAAGGCTGCTGACAAGGCTGCAGTCATTCCTCCTGGTAATGTTTCGAGGATGGAAAAAGAGACTACTTTTCCCATGGGATGATATCCATCCAGTGGGGTTGGAGTTTGTTGGTGGAGGGGTTGTAAAAGTTACTTCCTTCATTTTGCCTGAGCAATGTAAATACTGGCAGTGAagtttccccctttttttttttttagattggGCTTtgatcctttcatttttctcagctctgtTCACACTGATAGTTTTTGTGAAGGATTTGTGACAACAGGACTGTATATTTCTAGTAGAATAAGCAGCAATCTCTTACCTTTCATGTGTCACAGCTGTTTAGTATGCTGATAGTGGACATGCCCCTACAGGCACACAGGACACCACCACTGAAATCAGATGCAAATAATATTCTATGCCTATGTTGCTGGGTAGGGAAATTACTGTCCAGATCAAGATCTTTTGATTGGatctcttgtttttcatttgatttttgtctcatttaaCAAAATCAATGCTTCTTTTGTGTGTGCAGGCTGTGGCTAAGTAacactgctctgaaaaattTGAGATACCGAATTTTGGATTTTGACCCTCGTGTCTTAGAAGGGAAAGTACAAGTGGATCCTCAGAAGGCAGACCCCCTAAAACCAGTAAGGATGGTGTTGATTACTCTTTACAATTATTAGATACTAACAGTACATTTTGATATTAGCCTCCCATGGCTTTTGTACTCAACTAGCGTTCAAACCCAAATTTGTTGGCATACAATGAGTCTTTTATAATTAAGTTCCTAAATTTCAATAAGGCTAGGTTTTTCAGGTAGTACAAGATGGTTTTGAATATCTACATATACGTGCCTAGTATCTTTCTGTGCTGATAACTCCAGTGAAACACAGCAGGTTGTGTGTCAAGCATGCCAAAACCTCTCAGGTACGACAGATACGTGTGGAGAGATAAGAAATTCTATCAGAGACCAGTCTTAAAGTTAGTTTATTGATGCACAAATTCATGGGAAACTAGGAATTGATAGaacttgcttattttaaataactgatAAGATACTGCTGGCTGTCTTGCTTCCTGGGTGGAAGTTGGACATTACTGCTATAGATAAGTGCCAGGAGTACCAATTTCAaaatttctcacttttttgaACAATTTTccaatctatttatttattttgctttcacagtTAACCTTTGCAAGATTCTACTTGCCCAGTTTGGTACCTCATGCAGAGAAGGCCATCTATGTGGACGACGATGTAGTAGTGCAAGGTACAGGaccttttcttcatgttttgcCATTGGTAAATGTTGGGTTCAGTGTGCCATCTCTGCAGTAGCCAAACACTTCTACTTCAAGAAAAGATATaaaaacttctcaaatatgGATTAATTGGATTAAACTGTGTGTGTTCATTTGCTGCAGTGATGGGCTGAACAAAAAGTCACTCAGAGCTTAAACAGgactgcttttaatttttctgtgcttattttcatttttcagatgataTCCTTGAACTTTACAACACTCCATTGAAACCTGGACATGCAGCTGCCTTTTCAGATGATTGTGACTCAACCACTAACAAAGTTGCTGTCCGTGGAGCAGGGAATCAGGTTGGTTTCATTCTGACTCAGTTGTAACAATGTTGTAGATCCCAGGCTTTGGAACCAAGTGCTTGGTTTTGATACTCTTGAAGGTTGATTTCAAAATGCAGTGAACCTAGAGGTGTGACTATACCTACCGAAATCAGTTGATTCTGATGTTTGTGTTACAAGTGATGCCTGGTACAGTAATTTAGGCACAGTAAAAAACACTTTGAGTTTTGGCTGTGCTTTACAATGGTAAACAGTAGAAGGTCTTAGAACACcagaggaagatttttttatttgtgaatgTATGAAAAGTACTTGTTCTGGACCTGCTATTGTTTCAGGTTGTAGACATTAATACCATGCAACTTTCCTTAAAGTGTGTAgtttaatcatatttttaaaatgtttgacttACTTTCTCTTGTGTTGAAGGAAGgggaatttgttttaaaaacttaagGTTATGCTTGTCTGCTGGGAGTTGTGCAaagtttttctttacaaaggaaTTTGACTATATTTTTAAGCTAATTTCTacactctttctttttcagtataaTTACATTGGGTTTCTAGAttacaaaaaagaaaccatCCGAAAGCTTGCCATGAAAGCCAACACTTGCTCTTTCAATCCAGGAGTTTTTGTTGCCAATTTGACAGAATGGAAGTTACAGAACATCACTAAACAATTGGAGAAGTGGATGACGCTTAATGTAGCGTGAGTACCCCCCCGAGATGGGGGTGGCCATAGGTTGGGGATTGGGCTAAGTGATGGCATTTAGCTGTTAAATGGAGGGCTGCATATCTAGCTGTGGATTCCTGTCATGCAGCTGCAAGTGAAAGTCAACTGATTTAGGGCCACACAAGCAACCTTCCCCAActcctttctattttcttttccagagagGAACTTTACAGCAGAACTCTGGCTGGCAGCATCACGACACCTCCACTGCTAATTGTATTTTATAAGCAACATTCCAGTATTGATCCCATGTGGAATGTCCGACATCTTGGTATGTATGAAGTATTTGCATCGCTTTGCTCCCCCTGTGTGTTTTTCCAGGTCTGTAGCTGAACTCTGAGTTGATACAGCAAACGGATCTTTTCTTACCCTGCTTTATAACTTATGCTTTATGAAATGCTGCTTCCCAATACCATCTTGCATTTTGTGGGCCCGATCCTCCACATTCCTCTTTGAACTGCTAACGGGATTGTTCTTGATTTTGAGCTC is a window encoding:
- the SPCS1 gene encoding signal peptidase complex subunit 1, with product MLGFCRAIPTEMDYMGQKLAEQIFQGIILVSAVIGFIYGYITEQFGWTVYIFMAGVALSCLLTLPPWPMYRRNPLKWLPVQESGTDDKKPADRKPKRR
- the GLT8D1 gene encoding glycosyltransferase 8 domain-containing protein 1 yields the protein MSLRKANVAILVAAAVVFLLVLHRNFLGLSDFLRRELTDSNPLGLQPIDFIPAVPQRLTDERNDKEISVVIAASDERLGGAIAAMNSIYHNTKSNVVFYIVTLNDTVDHLRLWLSNTALKNLRYRILDFDPRVLEGKVQVDPQKADPLKPLTFARFYLPSLVPHAEKAIYVDDDVVVQDDILELYNTPLKPGHAAAFSDDCDSTTNKVAVRGAGNQYNYIGFLDYKKETIRKLAMKANTCSFNPGVFVANLTEWKLQNITKQLEKWMTLNVAEELYSRTLAGSITTPPLLIVFYKQHSSIDPMWNVRHLGSSAGKRYSPQFVKAAKLLHWNGHFKPWGRTASYAEVWEKWYVPDPTGKFSLIRRHSEAYEAK